The Deltaproteobacteria bacterium CG11_big_fil_rev_8_21_14_0_20_49_13 DNA segment CAAATTGCCCGCATCATTCAACCGCATTCCCCCATCCACAATATCCCCAAACAAACATTCGCGATTGTGCACGCAAATCGTCACAAAATACGCACCGTTTTGCGAATAATCGTAATGTTTTAATCGGATGGAACGGCGGTTTTTGCGTTCCCCCTGTTGGGGCGTATTGCAATGCGCCCTTACATCTTGATTGCTCATATTTTTACCCTCACTTGCCCGGTCAGCAANNNNNNNNNNNNNNNNNNNNNNNNNNNNNNNNNNNNNAGTTCGCCATCCATTGCGCTTAAGATGTCAGCTATTTTTTCTTGCTCTGCATAATCATCTGGCATTTGTATCTTGAGATCCTTTAAATCATTGCTATTGATAGCTGTGAAGGTGCTACCTTGGCTGAGTTTTATCCATTGTGATTCCATACATAGGAGCGATTGAAATAAATAAGGCAATGAGGTTCCTTTTTTCGATTTGATTGCACACATGCCACGACCAATACAGGCATGATGATGTGATATGAATACTTCACCAACGGGAGCCCTGACACTCACAAGGATGTCATTAAT contains these protein-coding regions:
- a CDS encoding type I restriction endonuclease subunit S gives rise to the protein MGSSPPSAAYNDMQEGLPLIQGNADIVNRVSAPRLWTSTITKTCNINDILVSVRAPVGEVFISHHHACIGRGMCAIKSKKGTSLPYLFQSLLCMESQWIKLSQGSTFTAINSNDLKDLKIQMPDDYAEQEKIADILSAMDGEL